GTGGGTAGAACCGGTAGCATTTTGGAGGCACCGAGCGCGCGGTTGGTCGGACGCTGCACCGTTCCTTTCCCAGCGCCAGCGGTTTCTCACTGCCAACGCCACTCCTTTGTCAGCGTTATCGGATGCTCTCTGACTGCAACCTTCCTTCCGCCAAAAGTTGTCTTTTGCAACTGCACAGGCATTTGCTACGGGCAGGTAATCGCTGGGTCCCAGCGCCGCTGGTTTCACAACTTTGCGGGTGCCCCACCCCACCATCACCCGCCAGCAGCATAATCGGTGAACCGAGCCCGCGGTTTCTCCGCTGCGCCTTTGCCCATTGCGTCCTGCGAAGCCAGTGGACTCGGTGGTCGCAAGGTTGGTTTCACCAAGTCCGGCGTTTCTTGGCACCGGCACCGCTCTGCACTTTGTGCTGGCCCAGGCCGGGCTCAGCACCGTTAGGTGCCCTCCAAAGGCGACTCTCTGTCATGGATAGGAAAGCTGTTATGAGACGACAGTTTTTCAGAAGTTTCTAGTCGAGTCCAGCTGACAGTGGTTTCTGAATCTCAGAACCACTGGTTGCGCGGAGCTGGATGGTACTTCTGTGGCCGCCAATGTTTCTCTGTCGTATCCCCAAGGTTGTCGTCGAAATCGCGGTGTTACTCTGGACCCACAGCCACGCGGGTAACTTTTTCAGTGGCTGCGGGGTTCCCTCCACTGAGTTGCTCGTTTTGATCCGCGCTTTGTCACAGAGACCAGAGCAGACACTTTTCTGTTTGTGTCAACCGCTAGCTGTGCCGTGCACAGTTTCCTTGTCTGGGTGCGGAGCTTTCTCCATCCGAGGCCCTCTGGTGCCGGCGTCGCGGTGGCAGCACCCGGCGTTTCCGTTGACTCTCTCGCCACCGGCGCGGAGCCGGCGGTTTTGCTGTCACAGCACTTGCTGCACGGAGTTTCTCGGTGGCcgaacttctctttttttctcagagtGGACGGTTCCTTGGTGACAGCACCGTTGGTTGCGCCAAAACGAATGTTGTCCTTGACAACGTCGCTGGCTGCATTCCCTCCCAGGCTCCTGGCACCGCCATTTCGCCGAGCGGTGGTCTCTTGTTCGCAGCTCTGTGCCTCCGTTTCTCGGTGGCGGCAGCCCTCAGGCCACGGATCAGAGAGACTGGAAGTGGCCGGTGGCCCAGTTGCGCTGAGTCTGGCGTTGCCGGAGGGACGGGTGCTGCAGGGCTGGGCGGGCGGAGCCCGAGGCTCCTCGGAGCCGGCGACAGGGGAGCTGCACGGGCACAGTCTCTTCCCAGGGCCGCCGCACGGGTTCCGGCTCGGCCGCCAGAACGCAGTCCTGGGGCGGCGCCGCTGGCGTCTCTGTCGCAGGACCCCGCGGTTTCCCGCGTCCTTGGCTTCTGGGTCCTAGCAAGTTTCCATTTCGCGGTGCCCAGGATTTCCACCCCCGGTCCAAGCAGGGGAATGGCCAAAATGTGATTTCTCAGCCCAAGCAAGTCCTGACTTAAGACAAACACCGGTCTAGCCCTGGCTGCGATATCTGGGCCGTAGGAAGTCACCGTTTTGCCATAGGAAGGCGAAGTTACTCTGTGACTCATTTGTCAGCAGCTCCGGGTCTCCGGTAGCCTCGGATTTCTAATCGTAACAGCCGTGGGGTCAACCCAGCCTCAAGTTTCTTAGTCCTAGCAAGTTCCGGTTTCCTACTAGTGAGCCTTGCTTTAGCTGCGCAGCAGACGTTTAACTCCTGTGGAAATCTGGGTACCAGCGAatgcgttttttgttttgttttgtttcgttttgtaaAGGTTTAGTGATGGTCAGTTTAGCGGTGTTGGGAGCTCTTATGCCAAGTTTGGTTTCGCAATAGCGAGTCCCGTCTTAGCTAGGCTTGTGTGTTTTCAGAACTCCCAGGGAAGTCAGGAAGGCCGGCGAACGCGATTTCTCGGTTTTACCGAGCTCCCTTTGACAATAGCAAGTCCCGCCCATCGCGACTTTTTCCTCCTGTGGACCGAATCGGCATATACCAGTTACTACGATTTTTTAGTCGCACCTAAACACGTTTAACCgtggctatttttgtttgtcgTAGGAAATTATGACAGGAGCAACCTGCAGGGCTTTAGATCTGACAGAAACATTCTAATGGTAGGCATTGCATCGTTTAGCcatatttgtaatttcttctttgtacGGTTCTCTCTCTGTAATTTTCGCTaacaaatacacattatttttgtgtattttgctcTGAGGACAGTGTTACCGATGTGTTTTCCGTTTTTACTTGCATTTCagactttcattattttaaatttttatttttatttaaatgttacttttttttttttttcctactaatttTGAGTGTCTCAGCTTCGTACTTCTTGACTTTCATTCTCTCAGGAGCTGGGGAGTCGAGCTCCGTCTTAGCCTCGCTGGTGTTGGGCTCCGGGTTCTGTCTGGCGACTCCGCTTCCCACGCGGAGCTGGCGGTTTTGTATCAGCACGTTTGCTAGCAGCGCCCACTGGGCGTTTTGTCAGTTGCTGCTCCCAACGTGACGTTTCCCGTTCGCGGGGTCCTTACGTTCTCAGTGCTGTCACTTTGTCGCTCCTAGAACCGCTAGTATCTCGCAGGAACTTCCTGAACCCGGTTTTGCGATGCAGAACGGTGATTGCACCCAGCCGCCGTTCGCACTAGTAACTCCGTGGTACCATTAGCCGGCGCTTTTTCTGTCACAACCCATTAGAACGGGTTAAAACATATTAAACCTGTCAAACACACTGAGCGGATTAAAACCCATTAAAATGCCACAACACATTTTCCTGGCACGACGCATTTAAACAGAGTTGGTTCATTTCCTCCAAACACGTTGTTTAGGCGTGGAAGCACCGCTCTTTTCTAAGAGCACGCTCTTTCTCTTTAGCAGCCCCACCTACGGCGCCGAAACGAATATTTGTTTGGCAATACCAGCGCTATCCGCTAGGTGCCGGCGCTTGCTAAGTTCAACGCGCCAGTTTCTCGTTAGCAAGACGGTTATTAGCGCAGAGCCCCAGCGGACAGTTTTCCGGTGGCAGCAACGCTCATTTCCCGAAAACGGGTGGCTCTTGGCCCTTGCAGCGCTCTTTAATACCTGCCTTCTGTAGTGCTAGTTCTCTGCAAGGTTTGCTTAGCGTTGTTTCCTTTCGGTTTCTTTTCTCGCTATGTTTTTCTGTCGGAATCACGGTTCGTTTTGGTTCTATGTACTCTCTAAAATTTTATCGTTTTTCATTTGTCTACGAATCTTCGTGCATTTGCTACTAATGAGTTTCTCGATATCTGACTGGCCTCCACCCACGGGCTCTGGAGAGCATAAATACCCAGGCTGAGGGTAGTGCAGAAGACTCTCCCTCCTTGATCAGCGCAACCGTTGGTTTCCTCCTGGTCTGAGGCTTAAGCGATGGAGCAACATTTTCTTGGCTGTGTGAAGCGGGCTTGGGATTCCGCCGAGGTGGCGCCAGAGCCCGGGTTTCCGCCTATTGTGAGTTCAGAAGATCGTGGGCCGTGGCCCCTCCCTTTGTATCCAGTACTAGGAGAGTACTCATTGG
This sequence is a window from Papio anubis isolate 15944 chromosome 5, Panubis1.0, whole genome shotgun sequence. Protein-coding genes within it:
- the LOC110742266 gene encoding uncharacterized protein LOC110742266, with product MGGTCYCQRELGKTEKSRSPAFLTSLGDPEAKDAGNRGVLRQRRQRRRPRTAFWRPSRNPCGGPGKRLCPCSSPVAGSEEPRAPPAQPCSTRPSGNARLSATGPPATSSLSDPWPEGCRHRETEAQSCEQETTARRNGGARSLGGNAASDVVKDNIRFGATNGAVTKEPSTLRKKEKFGHRETPCSKCCDSKTAGSAPVARESTETPGAATATPAPEGLGWRKLRTQTRKLCTAQLAVDTNRKVSALVSVTKRGSKRATQWREPRSH